The Lycium ferocissimum isolate CSIRO_LF1 chromosome 10, AGI_CSIRO_Lferr_CH_V1, whole genome shotgun sequence genome window below encodes:
- the LOC132033499 gene encoding growth-regulating factor 1-like: MDFGVMDSGGGVNICSDNTSYMFVETKQKLYGSSGFHKHERSEDEWNKDTKLPRTTSPNLLMRSNDSHQMLSFSTPNSQNVTMPYYYQHPSNAFGRNSAGCGSGALNAGNMHGLIAGVKGPFTPSQWMELEHQALIYKYIVANVPIPSYLLNPIRKALESAGFSTFAGLRPNVLGWGGFHLGFSHSNDPEPGRCRRTDGKKWRCSRDAVADQKYCERHMNRGRHRSRKPVEGQTANSASGATTSAKPMSSSASAALTSGSAAASNSLSHHNQLCNLQPAATNPSTTSTYLERSYTAKGNFGERYSDTKGPIIVSPSVKESQYSIQKEQNLYGVTSSFGLVCADSLINPLNKSSSIVNCRSYGNSDGISDQEKNKSQHHPLRQFMDDWPKNQSNQSNVSWPGIDLQSDPTQLSISIPVVNTSDFMSSTSSPTNDKLTASPHGPTREHEATQMGLGIGTRSWIPISWESSMGGPLGEVLHSSSSGDCKNKSSALNLMTYGWDRSPTGVGSSPTGVLQKNSFGSLSNSSAGSSPRAENSKTTNEGSSLCNGLLGTTLMNPTLPAM, encoded by the exons ATGGATTTTGGTGTCATGGATAGTGGTGGTGGGGTGAATATTTGTTCAGACAATACTAGTTATATGTTTGTTGAGACAAAGCAAAAGTTGTACGGATCTAGTGGATTTCACAAACATGAAAGGTCTGAAGATGAATGGAACAAGGACACTAAATTACCTAGAACAACTAGTCCTAATTTGCTCATGAGATCTAATGACAGCCACCAAATGCTTAGCTTTTCTACACCAAATTCTCAGAATGTGACAATGCCTTATTATTATCAACACCCTTCAAATGCTTTTGGTAGGAACTCTGCAG GTTGTGGCAGTGGAGCTTTGAATGCTGGAAATATGCATGGGCTAATAGCAGGGGTAAAAGGGCCATTTACTCCATCACAATGGATGGAGTTGGAACACCAGGCCTTGATCTACAAGTACATAGTTGCAAATGTACCAATACCTTCTTATCTCCTTAACCCCATCAGAAAAGCTCTTGAATCTGCTGGCTTCTCAACTTTTGCTGGCCTTAGACCCAATGTTT TGGGATGGGGTGGTTTCCATCTAGGATTCTCCCACAGCAATGATCCCGAACCAGGAAGGTGTAGGAgaacagatgggaagaaatggCGGTGCTCAAGAGATGCAGTTGCCGATCAAAAGTACTGTGAGCGACACATGAACAGAGGCCGCCATCGTTCAAGAAAGCCTGTGGAAGGACAAACTGCCAATTCCGCCTCTGGTGCTACTACTTCCGCCAAGCCGATGTCTTCCTCAGCATCAGCAGCTTTGACTTCCGGAAGCGCTGCTGCATCCAACAGTCTCTCACATCACAACCAACTCTGCAACTTGCAGCCTGCTGCAACTAATCCCTCCACGACATCCACTTATCTAGAGAG GAGTTATACGGCTAAGGGAAATTTTGGTGAAAGGTACTCGGATACAAAAGGCCCTATTATTGTTTCACCAAGTGTAAAAGAGAGTCAATATTCAATTCAGAAGGAGCAGAATCTTTATGGAGTAACCTCCAGTTTCGGATTAGTTTGTGCTGACTCTTTGATCAATCCACTGAATAAAAGCTCTTCAATAGTGAACTGCCGTAGCTATGGCAATTCAGATGGTAtaagtgatcaagaaaaaaataaatcacaGCATCATCCACTCCGACAGTTCATGGATGATTGGCCTAAAAACCAATCTAATCAATCCAATGTTTCATGGCCCGGCATTGATTTGCAGTCAGATCCTACTCAGCTCTCCATTTCTATCCCTGTAGTCAACACTTCAGACTTCATGTCTTCCACTTCCTCTCCTACAAATGACAAACTCACGGCCTCACCACACGGGCCCACACGTGAGCACGAAGCAACTCAAATGGGACTAGGCATTGGTACCAGAAGTTGGATTCCTATAAGTTGGGAATCTTCAATGGGTGGACCCCTTGGGGAGGTCTTGCATAGCAGCAGCTCGGGTGATTGCAAGAACAAGTCATCAGCTCTTAATCTCATGACTTACGGTTGGGATAGGAGCCCGACCGGGGTGGGGTCATCACCAACCGGGGTCTTACAAAAGAACTCGTTCGGTTCCCTTTCCAACAGCAGTGCTGGAAGTAGTCCTAGAGCAGAAAACAGTAAGACAACGAACGAAGGCTCCAGTCTTTGTAATGGCCTTCTTGGAACAACTCTTATGAATCCAACCCTGCCTGCCATGTAA